The genome window atttttgggttctgtaattccgctgctgttttgttccttcagtttttcctttgttcctatactcctcagatgagtgaaatcatttggtatttctctttctctgcttggcttatttcactgagcataatactctccagctccatccatgttgctgcaaatggttggatttttccacttcttatggctgagtagtattccactgtgtatatgtaccacatcttctttatccattcatctaccgatggacatttaggttgcttccaattcttggctattgtaaatagtgctgcgataaacataggggtgcatctgtctttctcaaatttgattgctgcgttcttagggtaaattcctaggagtggaattcctgggtcaaatggtaggtctgttttgagcattttgatgaacctccatactgctttccacaatggttgaactaatttacattcccaccagcagtgtaggagggttcccctttctccacagcctcgccaacatttgttgttgtttgtcttttggatggcagctatccttactggtatgaggtgatacctcattgtagttttaatttgcatttctctgataattagcaatgtggagcatcttttcatgtgtctcttggccatctgtatttcttttttagagaactgtctgttcagttcctctgcccattttttaattgggtaatttgttttttgtttgttgaggcatgtgagctctttatatattctggacgtcaagcctttatcggatctgtcattttcaaatatattctcccatactgtagggttcctttttgttctattgatggtgtctttcgctgtacagaagcttttcagcttaatgtagtcccacttgctcatttttgctgttgttttccttgcccggggagatatgttcaagaagaggtcactcatgtttatgtctaagaggtttttgcctatgtttttttccaagagtttaatggtttcatgacttacattcaggtctttgatccattttgagtttacctttgtatatggggttagacaatggtccagtttcattctcctacatgtagctgtccagttttgccagcaccgtctgttgaagagactgtcattttgccactgtatgtccatagctcctttatcaaatattaattgaccatatatgtttgggttaatgtctggagtctctaatctgttccactggtctgtggctctgttcttgtgccagtaccaaattgtcttgattacttatggctttgtagtagagcttgaagttggggagtgagatcccccctactttattcttctttttcaggattgctttggctattcggggtctttggtgtttccatatgaatttttgaattatttgttccagttcattgaagaatgttgctggtaatttgagagggattgcatcaaatctgtatattgctttgggcaggatggccattttgacgatattaattcttcctagccatgagcatgggatgagtttccatttgttagtgtccccattaatttctcttaagagtgacttgtagttttcagagtataagtctttcacttctttggttaggtttattcctaggtattttattctttttgatgcaatggtgaatggaattgttttcctgatttctctttctattgattcattgttagtgtagaggaaagctacagatttctgtgtgttaattttgtatcctgcaactttgctgtattctgatatcagttctagtagttttggagtggagtctttagggttttttatgtacagtatcatatcatctgcaaatagtgacagtttaacttcttctttaccaatctggattccttgtatttctttgttttgtctgattgccgtggctaggacctccagtactatgttaaataacagtggggagagtgggcatccctgtctggttcccgatctcagaggaaatgctttcagcttctcgctgttcagtataatgctggctgtgggtttatcatatatggcctttattatgttgaggtacttgccccctattcccattttgctgagagtttttatcatgaatggatgttgaattttgtcaaatgctttttcagcatctatggagatgatcatgtggtttttgtctttctttttgttgatgtggtggatgatgttgatggattttcgaatattgtaccatccttgcatccctgggatgaatcccacttggtcatggtgtatgatccttttgatatactgttgaattctgtttgctaatattttattgagtatttttgcatctacattcatcagggatattggtctgtaattttcttttttggtggggtctttgcctggttttggtattagggtgatattggcttcatagaatgagtttgggagtattccctcttcttctattttttggaacactttaaggagaatgggtattatgtcttctctgtgtgtctgataaaattccgaggtaaatccgtccggccccggagttttgttcttgggtagtttttttgattaccgtttcaatttctttgctcgtaattggtttgtttaacttttgtgtttcttccttggtcagtcttgggaggttgtatttttctaggaagttgtccatttcttctaggttttccagcttgttggcatataggttttcatagtagtctttaataattctttgtatttctgtggagtctgtcgtgatttttccattctcatttctggttatgttgatttgtgctgtttctctttttttcttaataagtttggctagaggcttatctattttattttctcaaagaaccagctcttggtttcgttgatttttgctattgttttattcttctcaattttgtttatttcttctctgatctttattatgtccctccttctgctgactttaggcctcatttgttcctctttttccagttttgataattgtgatgttagactattcatttgggattgttcttccttcttcaagtgtgcctggattgctatatactttcctcttaagactgctttcgctgcgtcccacagaagttggggcttagtgttgttgttgtcatttgtttctatatattccttgatctctattttgatttgttcattgatccattgattatttagtagcatgttgttaagcctccatgtgtttgtgagccttttgttttctttgtagaatttatttctacttttatacctttgtggtctgaaaaattggttggtagaatttcaatattttggagtttactgaggctctttttgtgagctagtatgtggtctattctggagaatgttccatgtgcacttgagaagaatgtatatcctgttgcttttggatgtagagttctatagatgtctattaggtccatatgttctagggtgttgttcagtgcctctgtgtccttacttattttctgcccggtggatctatcctttggggtgagtggtgtgttgatgtctcctaaaatgaatgcattgcagtctatttccctctttagttctgttagtatttgcttcacatatgctggtgctcctgtattgggtgcatatatatttagaatggttatatcctcttgttggactgagccctttatcattatgtagtgtccttctttatctcttgttactttctttgttttgaagtctattttgtctgatattagtactgcaacccctgctttcttctcactgttgtttgcctgaaatatgtttttccataccttgacttttagtctatgcttgtctttgggtttaaggtgagtttcttgttagcagcatatagatgggtcttgcttttttatccattctattactctgtgtcttttggttggtgcattaagtccatttacattaagggtgactattgagagatatgtacttattgccattgcaggctttagattcgtggttaccaaaggttcaaggttagtttctttagtatcttactgcctaacttagctcacttattgagctgttatatacactgtctggagattcttttcttctctcccttcttattcctcctcctccattcttcatatgttgggtgttttgttctgtgctctttttaggggtgctcccatttagagcagtccctgtaggatgccctgtagaggtggtttgtgggaagcaaattccctcagcttttgcttgtctgggaattgtttaatcccgccatcatatttaaatgatagtcgtgctggatacagtatccttggttcaaggcccttctgtttcattgcattaagtatatcatgccattctcttctggcctgtaggatttctgtcaagaagtctgatgttagcctgatgagttttcctttataggtgaactttttctctctagctgcctttaaaactctttccttgtccttgatccttgccattttaattactatgtgtcttggtgttgttctccttggatcctttctgttgggggttctgtgtaattccatggtctgttcgattatttcctcccccagtttggggaagttttcagcaattatttcttcaaagagactttctatcccttttcctctttcttcttcttctggtatccctataatacgaatattattccttttggcttggtcacatagttcttttactgttgtttcattcctggagatccttttatctctctctgtgtcagcttctatatgttcctgttctctgggttctattccttcaatggcctcttgcatcttatccattctgcttataaatccttccagggattgtttcacctctgtgatctccttcctgacatctgtgatctccctccggacttcatcccactgctcttgcatttttctctgcatctcatcccattgctcttgcatttttctctgcatctctgtcagcatgttcatgatttttattttgaattctttttcaggaggactggttaggtctgtctccttctcaggtgttgtctctgtaatctttgtctgcctgtagttttgccttttcatggtgatagagatagtgtgcagagctggcacaagtgactgctggaagagcttcccttcttgctggtttatggccttcctcacctgggagaatagcgacctctagtggcttatgcttgtcagctgtgtgcagacagggcttctgcttcctgcccagttgctatggggtttatctccgctgttgctgtgggcgtggcctggctggggctgctcctccaaaatggtggagccccccttcgcaaggcgctgggttcttgcaggtgtggatgtggtctggatgttgtcctgtgtcctgtggtttctattttaggaagatttttctttgttatattttcatagctctatgtgtttttgggaggagatttccactgctctactcacgctgccatcttggctccgccctgcAGATGTGTACTTTTGACCATTAGGAATAATGTTGctaacattcatgtacaggtttttatgtggGCATATAATTTTAAATCTTCTGGGTATATACTTTGGAATGgacttgctgggtcatatggtaactttcTGCAgaagtaccaaactgttttccacagcagctgcaccactttacattcctatcagcaagTACCAATTTTGCTGCATctatgccaacatttgttattttggttttttttgatgACAGCCATCTTATTGAGTgtgaaatagtatctcattgcagttttaatgcTGACCTATGATGTTGgacatctcttcatgtgcttattggtcatttgtatattttctttggagaaatgtgtctTCAAATtgttggcccatttttaaatgaggtgttttgtcttttttattgttgagttgtaagagttctttatatattccaggtACTGAACCCTTACCAATTATATGAtgggcaaatatttttttccatttttttcgtcatcttttcactttttaatagtATCtcttgatgcacaaaagtttttaattctgatcaagtccaacttgtttattttttcttttggtgcttGTGTTCTGGGTGCCGAAGAGTACTGGATTTTGTGCTctaattttgtagaatgcccctCTGTTTGTCTGAGGTCCCCTCCTGGTTAGTTTCAGGCTATGCACTGCCTCCTTTACCATCCTCACATCCCTGGAGGGAGGCGCAGTTATCCACGTATTAGGTCCCAGAGTTCATGGGCTGGCCCGAGGTCACATTGCCTGTGTACTGGGTAAGCCGGTTTTGGCCCTGGCCTGCCTGACTTCAGGGTCTCAGCTGCCGAGCAGAGGCCTGCTCCCTCTAGGGCTGCTTGCAGGACGGGGTTTCAGGCAGCAGTGGAGTTGGGTCCCCGGCCCAGGACCTGGTGGGAAGCCTGGAGCCCCAAGCCTGCTGCCACCCCACCCAAGGCCTGGGGAAACTTCCCTGAGCAGCAGTGGGTCTAATGCCCACCTGCTGGCCTCTTCCCTGCAGTTGGGTGTTCCTGGTGAAGAAGGGTTACCAAGACACCGACACCTCCCTGCAGAGCAGCATTGTCACCAAAGTGAAGGGTGTGACCTTCACCAACACCTCAGAGCTCGGCGAGCGGCTCTGGGACGTTGCCGACTATGTCATCCCACCTCAGGTTGGAGTCCCAGTCAGCACTGGGCTGGGCGGCAGGGCCTGACTCGGGTGGTCACACAGGAAGTTGCTCGAGTACCTGGGGACTTCCATCCTTTGTCTCCCTTGGGCCAGGATGGTTGCCAGGGTTTGCATTTAGCGACCCTGCCCAGGTCCTTCCTGCCATGCCAAACCTCTGCCCTCCTTGCCTGTGCCTTATGGGACCGCTCTGGTCCCAACAAACCCTGAGTGGGCTGAGACCAAATGGGGCTCTGAGAACTCGGTTGGCATGAGTCAGGTGCTCTGGTGCAGAGAATCCCCCCTTGTATCAGCCACTGCCCCTGGGGACAGCTTCCTGGCCTGTTCACCGccaccctgtccctgcccctccccctcccataTCTGGGCTGGTACCCCAGGGGCTGAGGGCAGAATAAGGATTGGCAAAGAGGGGGCAGGTTGGGGTTGGGACCCGTCAAAGGACATCTACTCAGGGACGCCTAGGTCAGTGGGCAGAGGGGTGGGAGCCACTGGTTTTGTAGCCCTATTTCCTCAACACCTGGGCAGagaccccaccccctgcctggcAGCTCTGGAAGGAGGGTCTCCAAAGGGACAGGAGGAGGTTCCTTAACCCTCTCTGGTTCCTCAGGGGGAGAATGTGTTCTTCATCATCACCAACCTGATCGTGACGCCCAACCAGCGGCAGGAAACCTGTGCTGAGGTTTGATGTGGGGCAGAGAGCTGGCAGGAgagtggccagcagtgggtgggTTCTACCCCTGTTCTGAAGCAGGGGTTTCTATACCGGGGGCCCCGGGGGAGGTGTGTGTGCCTATTATGCAAAGTCTGGGGGAGTCTCAGAGGGTGTGTGGCCCCAGGCAGGCCTAACTCCTGGGTGGGACCTGGCTCTGAGCTGGGCCCCTGCAGGGGAAGCCCCGTGAGCTGCCTTTTCTTTCCTGGCAGAGTGAAAGCATTCCCGACGCTCTGTGCCATGAGGACAGCGACTGCCCTCCTGGGGAGCCTGTTGTGGCTGGAAATGGTGAGGCCTGgagtggccagggctggggggcagCGGGGGCTGGAGCCAGAGCCTCCTAGCACTGtctctgccccacccctgcaGGACTGAGGACTGGCCGCTGCCTGAGGGCAGGGAACACACAAAGGGGCACCTGTGAGATCTTCGCCTGGTGTCCAGTGGAGACAAAGTCCAGGCCAACGTGAGTGACTGAGGCCTCAGGACCTGACCCAGTTCTGTGCAGTGGGTCCCACCTGATGGATCCTCAAACCTCGTAAGGCCTGTGGGCCACTCCAACATGAACAAATTAACTGTCCTTGGCCATGGCTCCAAGGGACCCAGGGAACAAGCAGGCCTCAGCCCTGTCACAGGCTGGGGTGTTGCATGGAGGCAGAAGGGAAGCAGGGCTAGGGCTCCTGGGCAGGCTGTCCTGGCTTGTTTTTCAGGAAGCCACTCCTGGGCAAGGCTGAAGACTTCACTGTTTACATAAAGAACTTCATTCGTTTCCCCAAATTCAACTTCTCCAAGTAGGTGGGGCTTGGCTGCAGGGGATCCAGGGCCTGGGTCTTGGGTGGCTGTGCATGGGCCCGTGtgcatggggtgtgtgtgtgtgtgtgtgtgtatgaaccaCTGATTCATGCTGGGGCACCCCTTTCCTCTGTTGTGAGAGTGGGGCCCTGTCCTTGCATGCAGTAGGTTGTTGGGGATCCTGAGGGGGTGCAGCCAGGATTCAAGCAGGGGCTAGTCAGGGACTCAGCCTGGGCCAGGTGAGGGGCCCAGTGACTCCTGAGTCAggcccagcctccagcccaggatCTCACCTTTCTTTCATTGCTGTTCATGGCCTCCACCCAGGACCAATGTACAGGATTCCAAAGACAAATCTTTCCTGAAATCCTGTCAGTTTGGCCCCAAGAACCCCTACTGCCCCATCTTCCGACTGGGGTCCTTGGTCAGCTGGACAGGGAGCAACTTCCAGGAGCTAGCCTTGCAGGTGGGTGGTGTCCCCCTGGGGCCTAAGGGCTCTGGGCCTGGGCTCTGCAATGAGGAGGGCAGTGTAGGGTGGCACCCATGGGCTGGGGTGGCCCTGCGAAGTCCTCTGCCCCAGGGATTCACTGTCTTCAGAACTGGCTGTGGTGCACAGCCATCTGTGCCTGCCCTGGGACCTCGGGCCTTCAGCACCTGCCATGTGGTTCTTGGTTCTTGGGGCATCAGCTGACACTGTGCCAGCAGGAGCCCCCCCTGGCACATCCTGGCTCTTGTGTAAGGTGCCCATCCCATGGTGGGAGCTCACTTTGCCAGTCGCCATGTCCCCCGTACACGAAGCAGGTGGATCCTGGCTGGGGTGGTCAGCGATGCTTTCCTTAGCCACTCTGAGGTGGGGCTAGAACTGTGGGCTTTCCACTGTCCACCTGGAAGGATGCTGCAGCCTACCGACCCCTTGCCTGAGCCCTCTCCCCATCTGGTCCAGCTCTCTGTGAAGAGCCAGCTGGTCTGGGACCTCTGTTTTCTCAGAAAGCCCTGTGCATTGATTCTTGTCTCTTTTTCATCAAGGGTGGTGTAATAGGTATTCAGATCGAATGGGACTGTGATCTTGATAAAGCTCCTTCTGAATGCAACCCTCACTATTATTTTAGCCGTCTGGACaacaaattttcagaaaactCTATCTCCTCTGGGTATAATTTCAGGTAACCAGGGCTAAGCCTGCCGCCTTGTGACCCACCATCCTGGGTGGCAGCCCTGTGACACCCCTTCCTGGGGATGGGTGTCAGAGCGCTTGGTGCAGGGAGAGACGGCAGCTGGGAGTGCCCCTGGGAGAGAACGGAAGTGGCTGCCACCCCCTGCTTGCCATGGAGCCGAGGCTTGGCTTCTCAGCTGGCTCAGTTCCATTGGTGCTTTGGTGGCCCTAGCTTGGCCCAGAGTACAGTGAGAAAGTCCTCCCCCTTGGGAAATGTATGGGAAGGGTTTCAAACGTTTGAGTGTGTCTTTAGCATAATGTCAGCAAGAGGGTCTGCACCCTCTCCTGGGGGTGCTGAGACCAGGGTTCTGCGGTGTTTATAAATCACCAAGGCAGCTGAGTCTGTAGTACCAAACAGGGAAGGCCCAGCCAGCCTGAGGGCTCCTCTGGGCCATGTCTCCCCCAGGTTTGCCAAATATTACCGAGATGCGGCTGGGGTAGAGTTCCGCACCCTGATGAAGGCCTACGGGATCCGCTTTGATGTGATGGTGAATGGCAAGGTGTGTGGGGCAGGGCTCATCCGGGGTGGGGCACATTGGGCAGGGTCCTGGGCTGGCTCTGGCTGGAGTCCTGGTGGGGGTCCCACTGTCCATCCTGCTTTGCTCACCCTCTCTTGTCTTTCTGTGCTACATACAGGCAGGGAAGTTCAACATCATCCCCACAATCATCAACGTGGGCTCTGGGCTGGCACTCATGGGTGCTGTGAGTACCTACCTTCCCCACCTGCACCCTCTGAGCACTGGCAGTTGGGGGGAATGCCCCAGAGGACCTGCCCTCATGCCCCAGAAAGGAGGAGAGCTGGTGGGGTCTGCAGGATGACGGTAGAGGGTTTTGGGGGACTTTGCCCCCCTCTGGCGTCCTCAGGTGGCCATGACTGCCTGCGGTTCTCTGCAGAGAGCCAGAGAGGCACTGCCTGGGGCTCTGGATTTGGGTGTGGCTGGGGTTCTCTGGGATCCTGGGCCAACCGCTCAACGTCTAAGCCTCATCTCCACTGCTGCTAAATAGAAGCAGGACCCAGCTATGTACAGGCATTCTCAACTGTGTTCCTGTCCTAGTGATATTTTGAGCCAGAtaattcttttttggtagggCCTGCCTGTGCACTGCAGGACATTTTACTGCATCCCTACCTACCCTGTACCCAAGAGAGGCTGCAGCACTTTCTCCCACAGTCGTGATAGCCAGAATGTCTCTAGACATCATCAAACGTGCCCCAGAGGCCAAGTTCATTCCCAATTGATAATCACAGAGTAAAAAGATGACAGGCAGGGAAGCCTGTTAGTAGTGTTCCTCAGAGCTGTCCCCTCAGTTGGGCCCAGAGGGGCTCACAGGAGAGAGGTCATGGCCGGAGGGCAGGTGAAGCTTTACTCTAAGTCTCTGTCATACCCCTTTGTTCTGGAAGTTTTCTAGCCATTTGGGTTGTCGGTGAGTGGCTTGCACCCATCTTAGCATGCCCCTCGCCTGGGTTTCTGGCCGCCTCTTTCCTCATTCTTCTGTCCTGGTGGCCAAACAGCCAATGAAACTTCTGGCAGGACCCAGGAGGGACTTTTTTGAGACCAGGAAAACTCTGTCTTCTAACAGGACTCAGCAAGGCTGTGCTCCAGAGAGTTGGTCCATGAAAGTGAGCCCCATTGTTAGGGAACCCCACCTGTTTGCATATGTGACATTCTTAGAGAGGGGCCACCATCAGCCATCACTTCCTTATGATGTGGGTAAATTGGAACACAAGGCATGATGGGGGGCATACCTTGAAGTgaacattttaagaaacaaaattcaaccaagtaaactGGAAGATTTAAGTTGCATAAAATAATTTGTGAATTGGGTATCATCCCATCTATTGGGTATCATCCCATCTAGCGAGTAGAGGGGAACTTTGCTAAGCAGCAGAAAAGAATAGGCTTTTAAAGATCTTTAAAggttttaaagaagaggaatttATTAGCAAAGCATGCATAGTTTAGGCAAGTAACCCTCCTAAGACGGAAGGGGGCCCTCAGGGAACTGCCTCTGGGAAATTCGGTTTGGCTGGCTAAACATTACTTTCCCAAGAGGactgaaactgcagttaggttagATATTAAATCTGGGTCCACAGTAGCGGGGCCTTAACGTAAGTGGCTCCATTTGGGGAAAGAGCAGTGGTAGAGGCTGGGTGGGGGTAGGAGGAGTGTTCTCTGTGAGACAAGGAattgataaataacatttttggCATCTCCGGGGGGAAAAGGTGTGTAGTGCCCAACATCAGAGGGCCACCTTTACCTGGAGGCCCAACCCTCAACACCCCAACCTCCTCCCTCCTCAAGCTGGAAGCGCCTCCCTCTCACCTCTGTGCTGTGGTGG of Manis javanica isolate MJ-LG chromosome 4, MJ_LKY, whole genome shotgun sequence contains these proteins:
- the P2RX5 gene encoding P2X purinoceptor 5 isoform X2; the protein is MGQAGCKGLYQSLFDYKTEKYVIAKNKKVGLLYRLLQVSILTYLVVWVFLVKKGYQDTDTSLQSSIVTKVKGVTFTNTSELGERLWDVADYVIPPQGENVFFIITNLIVTPNQRQETCAESESIPDALCHEDSDCPPGEPVVAGNGLRTGRCLRAGNTQRGTCEIFAWCPVETKSRPTKPLLGKAEDFTVYIKNFIRFPKFNFSKTNVQDSKDKSFLKSCQFGPKNPYCPIFRLGSLVSWTGSNFQELALQGGVIGIQIEWDCDLDKAPSECNPHYYFSRLDNKFSENSISSGYNFRFAKYYRDAAGVEFRTLMKAYGIRFDVMVNGKAGKFNIIPTIINVGSGLALMGAGSFFCDLVLIYFIKKSNFYRDKKYEEVRALKGLTRLVKSSQQGEAPEAEDAGTGPGLAEQPEVQDGGGGQTGDGCVSRQLLEPARPVLPPLPIRCLP
- the P2RX5 gene encoding P2X purinoceptor 5 isoform X1, whose protein sequence is MGQAGCKGLYQSLFDYKTEKYVIAKNKKVGLLYRLLQVSILTYLVVWVFLVKKGYQDTDTSLQSSIVTKVKGVTFTNTSELGERLWDVADYVIPPQGENVFFIITNLIVTPNQRQETCAESESIPDALCHEDSDCPPGEPVVAGNGLRTGRCLRAGNTQRGTCEIFAWCPVETKSRPTKPLLGKAEDFTVYIKNFIRFPKFNFSKTNVQDSKDKSFLKSCQFGPKNPYCPIFRLGSLVSWTGSNFQELALQGGVIGIQIEWDCDLDKAPSECNPHYYFSRLDNKFSENSISSGYNFRFAKYYRDAAGVEFRTLMKAYGIRFDVMVNGKAGKFNIIPTIINVGSGLALMGAGSFFCDLVLIYFIKKSNFYRDKKYEEVRALKGLTRLVKSSQQGEAPEAEDAGTGPGLAEQPEVQDGGGGQTGDGCVSRQLLEPARSGHLGNGKVNVEQLQNLQTVEA
- the P2RX5 gene encoding P2X purinoceptor 5 isoform X6; translated protein: MGQAGCKGLYQSLFDYKTEKYVIAKNKKVGLLYRLLQVSILTYLVVWVFLVKKGYQDTDTSLQSSIVTKVKGVTFTNTSELGERLWDVADYVIPPQGENVFFIITNLIVTPNQRQETCAESESIPDALCHEDSDCPPGEPVVAGNGLRTGRCLRAGNTQRGTCEIFAWCPVETKSRPTKPLLGKAEDFTVYIKNFIRFPKFNFSKTNVQDSKDKSFLKSCQFGPKNPYCPIFRLGSLVSWTGSNFQELALQGGVIGIQIEWDCDLDKAPSECNPHYYFSRLDNKFSENSISSGYNFRFAKYYRDAAGVEFRTLMKAYGIRFDVMVNGKAGKFNIIPTIINVGSGLALMGAVRPPGEWQGECGAAAEPADSGGVASNVDLERIW
- the P2RX5 gene encoding P2X purinoceptor 5 isoform X4; translation: MGQAGCKGLYQSLFDYKTEKYVIAKNKKVGLLYRLLQVSILTYLVVWVFLVKKGYQDTDTSLQSSIVTKVKGVTFTNTSELGERLWDVADYVIPPQGENVFFIITNLIVTPNQRQETCAESESIPDALCHEDSDCPPGEPVVAGNGLRTGRCLRAGNTQRGTCEIFAWCPVETKSRPTKPLLGKAEDFTVYIKNFIRFPKFNFSKTNVQDSKDKSFLKSCQFGPKNPYCPIFRLGSLVSWTGSNFQELALQGGVIGIQIEWDCDLDKAPSECNPHYYFSRLDNKFSENSISSGYNFRFAKYYRDAAGVEFRTLMKAYGIRFDVMVNGKAGKFNIIPTIINVGSGLALMGAGSFFCDLVLIYFIKKSNFYRDKKYEEVRSGHLGNGKVNVEQLQNLQTVEA
- the P2RX5 gene encoding P2X purinoceptor 5 isoform X5, producing MGQAGCKGLYQSLFDYKTEKYVIAKNKKVGLLYRLLQVSILTYLVVWVFLVKKGYQDTDTSLQSSIVTKVKGVTFTNTSELGERLWDVADYVIPPQGENVFFIITNLIVTPNQRQETCAESESIPDALCHEDSDCPPGEPVVAGNGLRTGRCLRAGNTQRGTCEIFAWCPVETKSRPTKPLLGKAEDFTVYIKNFIRFPKFNFSKTNVQDSKDKSFLKSCQFGPKNPYCPIFRLGSLVSWTGSNFQELALQGGVIGIQIEWDCDLDKAPSECNPHYYFSRLDNKFSENSISSGYNFRFAKYYRDAAGVEFRTLMKAYGIRFDVMVNGKAGKFNIIPTIINVGSGLALMGALEAPPSHLCAVVESLSGGGDEHLHYASGPMSSNPSHTDY
- the P2RX5 gene encoding P2X purinoceptor 5 isoform X3; amino-acid sequence: MSSPRTRSWVFLVKKGYQDTDTSLQSSIVTKVKGVTFTNTSELGERLWDVADYVIPPQGENVFFIITNLIVTPNQRQETCAESESIPDALCHEDSDCPPGEPVVAGNGLRTGRCLRAGNTQRGTCEIFAWCPVETKSRPTKPLLGKAEDFTVYIKNFIRFPKFNFSKTNVQDSKDKSFLKSCQFGPKNPYCPIFRLGSLVSWTGSNFQELALQGGVIGIQIEWDCDLDKAPSECNPHYYFSRLDNKFSENSISSGYNFRFAKYYRDAAGVEFRTLMKAYGIRFDVMVNGKAGKFNIIPTIINVGSGLALMGAGSFFCDLVLIYFIKKSNFYRDKKYEEVRALKGLTRLVKSSQQGEAPEAEDAGTGPGLAEQPEVQDGGGGQTGDGCVSRQLLEPARSGHLGNGKVNVEQLQNLQTVEA